In Paramormyrops kingsleyae isolate MSU_618 chromosome 13, PKINGS_0.4, whole genome shotgun sequence, a single window of DNA contains:
- the LOC111859528 gene encoding GTPase HRas: MTEYKLVVVGAGGVGKSALTIQLIQNHFVDEYDPTIEDSYRKQVVIDGETCLLDILDTAGQEEYSAMRDQYMRTGEGFLCVFAINNTKSFEDIHQYREQIKRVKDSDDVPMVLVGNKCDLPARTVDTRQAQELARSYGIPYIETSAKTRQGVEDAFYTLVREIRQHKLRKLNPPDESGQDCLNCRCVVS; this comes from the exons ATGACGGAGTAcaagctggtggtggtgggcgCTGGGGGCGTGGGCAAGAGTGCCCTCACCATCCAGCTTATCCAGAACCACTTTGTGGACGAGTATGACCCCACCATCGAG GACTCATACAGGAAGCAGGTGGTGATTGATGGGGAGACGTGTCTTCTGGACATCTTGGACACAGCTGGACAGGAAGAGTACAGCGCCATGCGGGACCAGTATATGAGGACCGGGGAGGGCTTCCTCTGTGTCTTTGCCATCAACAACACCAAGTCCTTCGAAGACATTCATCAGTACAG GGAGCAGATCAAGCGGGTGAAGGACTCGGACGATGTGCCCATGGTGCTGGTGGGGAACAAATGCGACCTGCCGGCCCGCACGGTGGACACCCGCCAGGCGCAGGAGCTGGCCCGCAGCTACGGCATCCCCTACATCGAGACCTCAGCCAAGACGAGACAG GGGGTGGAGGACGCTTTCTATACCTTGGTGCGTGAGATCCGACAGCATAAGCTCCGGAAGCTGAACCCACCAGACGAGAGCGGCCAGGACTGTCTGAACTGCCGTTGTGTGGTGTCGTGA
- the lrrc56 gene encoding leucine-rich repeat-containing protein 56, protein MHRSAKTAGAVGVVVQELGCSTDINPTPPVVEDPEPLLDLYLSPEKLRVLGGCEDLRGVIVLEMSVDTRENTLGNFGIFLPSLVQLKMNNSLIMSIRDLGTSLSHLRVLCMARCGLIDLDGIPSFCSLKELYAAYNDISDLSQLSMLEHLELLDLEGNNVDDLVQVQYLGLCSQLRALTLEGNPICMHPHPATQQAAPYCYRSAVRDLVPQLRYLDDIPAEDTEPRYGTASLEDWDVIKESIKERLSDSLGPSEEKTVGGVPSSRPSSAPLPLSRSASRPGTARPGTARPGTARPGTARPGTARPASCPRSRPGSADADPAFVDPDASDLTHGMGRVMCGNPVQALKQWRQKLSRPISCSPSLSSSYTPQGQPNSFRECRCDPGEAEDAECGDVFTELQAWRQGHSRRLIAIAKERLPQVMKLSHSMEDDEEEGKGSSIDSMSDEEGDEEGEGQRAGSSPWNSTDSPDSSFQSLTPDFMSEGNAMSPGVSRTSTPLDATVCPSPPLTLRAPAGARRGAFEIRTRRLRTVRKVPLGGGGGGGDGEGRAGPLPGEEVLSTCPESHFALTPGSIPPHRSSSGPDVLGHTSLRDETARSYQIRPVHVHFPTMPQVSPVPLTPRRPRSARPSLQGLPTQDGPHCS, encoded by the exons ATGCATCGCTCAGCGAAGACTGCGGGCGCAGTTGGCGTCGTGGTGCAGGAGCTCGGCTGCTCCACTGACATCAATCCCACGCCGCCGGTGGTCGAGGATCCAGAGCCCCTGCTGGATCTCTACCTCTCCCCGGAGAAGCTG CGAGTGCTGGGGGGCTGCGAGGACCTGCGGGGGGTCATTGTCCTGGAAATGTCTGTCGACACGCGGGAGAACACCCTTGGCAACTTCG GTATCTTCTTGCCAAGTCTTGTGCAGCTGAAGATGAACAACAGTTTGATCATGTCCATAAG GGACCTGGGGACATCACTGTCCCACCTGCGTGTCCTGTGCATGGCTCGCTGCGGCCTCATCGACCTGGACGGGATCCCATCGTTCTGCTCCCTCAAG GAGCTGTACGCGGCCTACAATGACATCTCGGACCTCAGCCAGCTCAGCATGCTGGAGCACCTGGAACTCTTGGACTTGGAGGGCAACAACGTGGACGATCTCGTCCAGGTGCAGTACCTGGGCCTCTGCAGCCAGCTCCGTGCCCTGACCCTGGAGGGAAACCCCATCTGCATGCACCCCCACCCGGCCACGCAGCAG GCAGCGCCATACTGCTACAGGTCAGCTGTAAGGGATCTGGTTCCGCAGCTGCGTTACCTGGACGACATCCCAGCGGAGGATACAGAACCTCGCTACGGCACGGCCTCCCTGGAGGACTGGGATGTGATCAAGGAGTCCATTAAGGAGAGGCTCTCAGACAGCCTGGGGCCTTCAG AAGAGAAGACAGTCGGGGGAGTTCCCTCCTCTCGACCCTCTTCGGCACCTCTCCCCCTCAGCCGATCAGCCAGCCGACCCGGCACCGCCCGACCCGGCACCGCCCGACCCGGCACCGCCCGACCCGGCACTGCCCGACCCGGCACCGCCCGACCCGCCTCCTGCCCCAGGTCCAGGCCTGGCTCAGCTGATGCGGATCCCGCTTTTGTGGACCCGGATGCCAGCGACTTGACACATG GCATGGGCCGGGTGATGTGTGGAAACCCTGTGCAGGCCCTCAAGCAGTGGCGGCAGAAGCTCAGC CGCCCCATCTCCtgttctccctccctctcctcgAGCTACACCCCCCAGGGCCAGCCCAACAGCTTCAGGGAGTGCCGCTGTGACCCTGGGGAAGCAGAAGATGCTGAATGTGGTGACGTGTTCACAGAGCTGCAGGCCTGGAGACAGGGGCACAGCAG GCGGCTGATCGCCATAGCAAAGGAGCGCCTGCCACAGGTGATGAAGCTGTCCCACAGCATGGAGGATGATGAGGAGGAAGGCAAAGGCAGCAGCATTGACTCCATGAGTGACGAAGAGGGAGATGAGGAAGGCGAGGGCCAGAGAGCAGGCAGCAGTCCCTGGAACAGCACAGACTCCCCAGATTCTTCCTTCCAGTCTCTGACCCCAG ATTTCATGTCGGAGGGCAACGCCATGTCTCCCGGTGTCTCACGGACCTCCACACCACTGGACGCCACCGTGTGTCCCTCCCCGCCCCTGACGCTCAGGGCGCCAGCCGGTGCCCGCAGGGGGGCGTTTGAGATACGCACGCGCCGGCTGCGGACGGTCAGGAAGGTGCCAttgggtggaggaggaggaggaggagatggagaaGGGAGAGCAGGGCCCTTGCCAGGGGAGGAGGTGCTGAGCACGTGCCCTGAGAGTCATTTTGCTCTGACGCCTGGTAGCATTCCGCCACATAGATCCAGCTCAGGACCTGATGTCCTGGGACACACAAGTCTACG TGACGAGACAGCGAGGAGCTACCAGATCCGGCCAGTCCACGTCCACTTTCCCACAATGCCCCAGGTGTCCCCCGTACCTCTGACACCCAGAAGGCCTCGCTCCGCCCGGCCCTCCCTCCAGGGGCTCCCCACCCAGGATGGTCCCCACTGCAGCTGA